In Helianthus annuus cultivar XRQ/B chromosome 9, HanXRQr2.0-SUNRISE, whole genome shotgun sequence, the following are encoded in one genomic region:
- the LOC110878364 gene encoding galactomannan galactosyltransferase 1: MPNQTGSSFSSNIIPIIAGTIVALSLFWAFRPIITFTFTSPNTTTTFNTGVNTYNIFSGPTISGHEFNHTHDPPEPTFYDDPDLTYTINKPIKNWDEKRREWLWLHPSFISGIEKRVMLVTGSQTGPCQNPVGDHLLLRFFKNKVDYCRIHGYDIIYNNLLFHPKMFTYWAKIPSVRATMLAHPEAEWIMWADADAVFTDMDFKIPLQRYKNHNFVVHGWPDLIYKNKSWTGLNAGVFLIRNSQWAFDFMDVWSGMGPQTPNYEKWGEILRETCKDKTRPESDDQTGLVYLLLKEKEKWGDKIYIEDGYYLEGYWKNIVGKVERITEKYNGVMKSERGLRRRHAEKVRGYSALWEAYLEGEGWRRPFMTHFRGCQLCSGTHNGLYTRHSCLDAMEKVLNFADNQVLRSYGFVHTSLGDSESVMPLPFDYPA; the protein is encoded by the coding sequence ATGCCGAACCAAACCGGGTCATCTTTTTCCTCGAACATAATCCCCATTATTGCCGGAACCATTGTCGCCCTATCACTATTTTGGGCTTTCAGGCCCATAATCACCTTCACTTTCACATCtccaaacaccaccaccactttcAACACCGGAGTCAACACTTACAACATATTCTCCGGTCCCACCATCAGCGGTCATGAATTTAACCATACCCACGACCCACCCGAACCCACATTCTACGACGACCCGGATCTAACATACACCATCAACAAGCCCATAAAAAACTGGGACGAAAAACGACGAGAATGGCTATGGCTACACCCCTCTTTCATATCCGGTATAGAGAAACGGGTCATGTTAGTAACCGGGTCACAAACCGGCCCGTGCCAGAACCCGGTTGGAGATCATTTGTTATTGAGATTTTTCAAGAACAAAGTTGACTACTGCCGGATACACGGGTACGATATTATCTACAACAACCTACTCTTCCATCCCAAGATGTTCACTTACTGGGCCAAGATTCCGTCGGTTCGGGCCACGATGTTGGCCCACCCCGAAGCCGAATGGATCATGTGGGCCGACGCAGATGCGGTTTTTACCGATATGGATTTTAAGATACCGTTACAACGTTATAAAAACCATAATTTTGTTGTGCACGGGTGGCCGGATCTTATCTACAAGAACAAAAGCTGGACCGGGTTGAACGCGGGCGTTTTTTTGATCCGCAACAGTCAATGGGCTTTTGATTTCATGGATGTTTGGTCGGGTATGGGTCCGCAGACTCCGAATTATGAAAAGTGGGGCGAAATATTGCGTGAAACATGCAAGGATAAAACTAGACCCGAATCCGATGATCAAACGGGTCTGGTTTATTTGttattaaaagaaaaagaaaaatgggGGGATAAAATTTATATTGAAGATGGGTATTATTTGGAGGGGTATTGGAAGAACATAGTGGGAAAAGTGGAAAGAATAACGGAGAAATATAACGGCGTTATGAAATCGGAGCGTGGGTTAAGGAGGCGACATGCTGAAAAGGTGAGGGGCTATTCTGCGTTGTGGGAGGCGTATTTGGAAGGGGAGGGTTGGAGACGGCCGTTTATGACGCATTTTAGAGGGTGTCAGCTGTGTAGTGGTACACATAACGGGTTGTACACTCGGCATAGTTGTTTGGACGCTATGGAGAAGGTGTTGAACTTTGCGGACAATCAGGTGTTGCGGAGTTATGGTTTTGTGCACACGAGTTTAGGGGATTCGGAGTCGGTGATGCCTCTCCCGTTTGATTATCCCGCCTGA